A DNA window from Armatimonadota bacterium contains the following coding sequences:
- the atpF gene encoding F0F1 ATP synthase subunit B, with product MSNEAKNKQSTASAVSRMVVGAVAMVAGMYANHVGFFKFIEDPLMAQGIPLQLGKTVSVIGVMLILFPVIRSFFIDPLEEAITSRNSELEKTFSEAEALRAEMAAMKSDYEKRISDTEADAREKIQSQIKEAQDLRTSLMADAAKAKEQMIAQAQQEINLSKEKLMTELRTEVANLTLSATERILGENVDSAKNRKLVAEFIEKAEVPSV from the coding sequence ATGTCTAACGAGGCTAAGAACAAGCAATCCACGGCAAGCGCAGTTTCGCGCATGGTCGTTGGAGCTGTCGCCATGGTTGCCGGCATGTACGCGAATCATGTGGGATTCTTCAAATTCATCGAAGACCCACTGATGGCACAGGGCATTCCACTCCAACTGGGCAAGACCGTGTCCGTCATCGGCGTCATGTTGATCTTGTTCCCAGTGATCCGGTCCTTCTTTATCGACCCACTGGAAGAAGCAATCACTTCGCGCAATTCCGAACTTGAAAAGACCTTCTCGGAAGCCGAAGCACTGCGCGCTGAAATGGCTGCAATGAAGTCCGATTACGAAAAGCGAATCTCGGATACTGAAGCAGACGCCCGCGAAAAGATTCAAAGCCAAATCAAAGAAGCGCAAGACCTGCGCACATCTTTGATGGCCGACGCCGCAAAAGCCAAGGAGCAAATGATCGCTCAGGCTCAGCAAGAAATCAACCTCTCCAAGGAGAAGTTGATGACCGAACTGCGAACGGAAGTCGCCAACCTCACTCTTTCGGCAACCGAGCGAATTCTCGGCGAGAACGTGGATTCTGCAAAGAACCGCAAGCTCGTGGCTGAATTCATCGAAAAGGCAGAGGTGCCTAGCGTCTAA
- the atpH gene encoding ATP synthase F1 subunit delta, with amino-acid sequence MDSRVAARYAQALFDVAKKDGTIQSVSDDLNAIRYALKADPKFAQFVNDPSTNRDKKLKLLESVFSDRITALTMHLLRLLLEKRREGLISLVSEQFETLRRTSGNIAYAEIVSADTLSEAEQKAIIKRLETSSGKSIEATFSVDPHLLGGVKAQIGNFVLDGTVRGSLNRLKDRILYDVLKQS; translated from the coding sequence ATGGATTCCCGAGTCGCCGCACGTTACGCACAAGCACTGTTTGATGTCGCCAAGAAGGACGGCACCATTCAGAGCGTGAGCGACGACCTCAATGCCATTCGCTACGCCCTCAAGGCCGATCCGAAGTTTGCCCAATTCGTCAACGATCCATCGACCAACCGAGATAAGAAGCTCAAGCTGCTCGAATCGGTATTCAGCGACCGGATCACCGCCTTGACGATGCACTTGCTGAGGTTGCTCCTCGAAAAAAGACGCGAAGGGCTCATCTCCCTCGTGTCTGAACAGTTCGAGACCCTGCGAAGAACCTCTGGAAATATCGCTTACGCCGAAATCGTGAGCGCAGACACTCTTTCGGAAGCGGAGCAAAAGGCCATCATCAAGCGGCTCGAAACAAGCTCCGGCAAATCAATTGAAGCCACTTTTAGCGTTGATCCTCACCTGCTGGGCGGGGTCAAGGCGCAAATCGGCAATTTCGTTTTGGACGGCACCGTCCGCGGCTCTCTGAACCGGTTGAAGGACCGGATCCTCTACGACGTTTTAAAACAAAGTTAA